Proteins encoded by one window of Arachis hypogaea cultivar Tifrunner chromosome 1, arahy.Tifrunner.gnm2.J5K5, whole genome shotgun sequence:
- the LOC112696533 gene encoding uncharacterized protein isoform X1 produces the protein MPLAMGSDAGVTIERSSFGNCASICDRDFPEEEEESDASSSSSSSSIGRNSGSSEDSSDREDSGETEVQSSFKGPLDTMNDLEEDLPVKKGISKFYSGKSKSFTSLADAISVTSVQEIVKPEDPYAKKRKNLLARNLLIERSRSSDNFGGMLKRKSNIRRGPSCLTLSSSEEGNSSASTSISPPFPLPPLHPQAKKSSANAPQPCPPVRNSPWRSYSWSDLQSAAETHDLPSLAICSGNKGNKVH, from the exons ATGCCGTTAGCTATGGGAAGCGATGCAGGGGTTACGATCGAACGATCCAGCTTCGGGAACTGCGCCTCGATCTGCGATCGTGATTTTccggaggaggaagaagaatcgGACGCTAGCAGctcctcctcttcatcttcaatCGGAAGGAACAGTGGCTCGTCGGAAGATTCTTCGGACCGGGAAGATTCTGGCGAAACAGAGGTGCAGAGCTCCTTCAAGGGGCCGTTGGATACCATGAATGATCTAGAAGAAGATTTGCCTGTCAA GAAAGGCATATCCAAGTTCTATAGTGGCAAATCAAAGTCCTTCACAAGTTTAGCTGATGCCATCTCTGTAACTTCTGTGCAAGAGATAGTAAAGCCAGAGGATCCTTATGCCAAGAAACGCAAAAACCTCCTTGCCCGCAACCTATTAATCGAGAGGAGCCGCAGCTCAGATAATTTTGGTGGAATGTTAAAGCGAAAGTCTAACATCCGCCGAGGCCCATCTTGTCTTACTTTGAGCAGCAGTGAGGAAGGGAACAGTTCTGCTTCCACGTCGATATCACCTCCTTTCCCTCTTCCCCCTCTTCATCCACAGGCCAAGAAGTCATCTGCAAATGCACCACAACCATGTCCTCCAGTGCGGAACTCTCCGTGGCGGTCATACTCCTGGTCTGATCTTCAGTCTGCAGCGGAGACTCATGACCTGCCTAGCTTGGCAATTTGTAGTGGAAACAAAGGGAACAAAGTACATTGA
- the LOC112696566 gene encoding GCN5-related N-acetyltransferase 6, chloroplastic isoform X1, with product MPCSVSIAIQTPEFQSLFIQVSPTRTCKCRRISASWTTAMDSNFNPTMSSKKKKELSVQLPSSAPPIPKFETLRFCDLHFDRLQPSDQELDQHSRFEFGQFVARQALLDEEYWTAAWLRAESHWENRAYERYTDHYKRNFADQEFNAIKRRCKVQNGESCTCIITVRKEQKNVKRSIIKSVVGTLDLNIRYLLQGETFPGERAKAPPFCSINKTPSSRYGYISNLCVAKSARRQGIARNMLHFAVESAKSVGVTRIFAHVERNNGAAQSLYKNMGFEMVEMANSLLLDEQTYLLRLQT from the exons ATGCCTTGTTCCGTTTCGATTGCAATTCAGACACCGGAATTCCAGAGTTTGTTCATCCAAGTTTCTCCCACTCGTACTTGCAAATGCCGACGAATCTCTGCTTCTTGGACCAC GGCTATGGATTCCAATTTTAATCCAACGATgagcagcaagaagaagaaggaacttTCGGTTCAGCTTCCGAGTTCAGCGCCGCCAATCCCAAAGTTCGAAACTTTGAGGTTCTGTGATCTTCACTTTGACCGATTACAGCCATCGGATCAAGAATTGGATCAACATAGTAGGTTCGAATTTGGCCAATTCGTTGCACGACAAGCCCTCCTTGATGAAGAGTATTGG ACAGCAGCATGGCTGAGGGCAGAAAGTCATTGGGAGAATCGAGCATATGAACG ATATACTGATCATTATAAAAGGAACTTTGCAGATCAG GAATTTAATGCAATAAAACGGCGGTGCAAGGTGCAAAACGGGGAGAGTTGCACTTGCATTATCACG GTGAGGAAAGAGCAAAAGAATGTAAAACGCTCAATAATAAAAAGTGTTGTTGGGACCCTTGATTTGAATATCCGGTACTTGCTGCAAGGAGAGACTTTTCCTGGG GAACGAGCGAAGGCTCCTCCATTCTGCAGCATCAACAAAACACCATCAAGCAGATATGGCTACATTTCAAACTTGTGTGTTGCCAAATCAGCACGACGCCAGGGAATTGCAAGGAACATGCTCCATTTTGCTGTTGAATCTGCAAAATCCGTAG GTGTAACGCGTATATTTGCACATGTGGAGAGAAATAATGGAGCTGCACAATCATTGTACAAGAACATGGGCTTTGAG ATGGTTGAAATGGCAAACTCACTGTTGTTAGATGAGCAAACATACTTGCTCCGTTTACAGACGTAA
- the LOC112696561 gene encoding uncharacterized protein, with protein MIPNNNHSTPKPIPHPSSSSNSSSTPQFQLPLFSQPMAGVTPIPNPNPNPNPYPQQPPQHHPILNPIPDFPQFSNPEEPRDFGVPYATTSVQTHPWVDQETNFQPFSTDFGVSDLDIDIGSIIANFLNPSNSDLFGGPDHGASWNGVADETERGFLKRGTVDYMGVTVPIDVDNATPKRTKTMGEVWNENPDFQFDFSQGFFSPVVEVEEVQGDPRGKRKLDGHGADTSGAAERLVLGGDNGGGGNSGGLRRLSREEKMKGPVMEIDFLANAFHDEAFRAPRPENSNPGVPIEISDDDHDDDDDGGVIIRQPPQDFVSSRRRERFRDIAKENASRFARFVPDAKDESSNPEPPIDEGPTPFSTALKFIREKGMKNVQNKSWVPKWNHTRPRIKVPSLKEICLKVLASYADAIVSLDGVPEDLRHRLSQLTCDSHRMDSHFFELVVKGSPTEIRLRDCSWMSEDQLTESLKACDTSKLEVLQLDQCGRCIPDYIVTKSPRWLHLPRLISLSITGACRLSDKGLRALISSAPALRSVNLSQCSLLTSASINILADSLGPLLKELYLDHCQNIDTALIVPALKALENLEVLSLAGVGTVCDKFIKDYIIANGQNMKELILKDCVKLTDVSIKVIAEHCPLLCVLDLENLLNLTDLSIGYLANNCRALNTLKLPCTPFSDEAIAAFIEIIGESLKELSLNKIKKVGQHTAVSLASHAKNLQVLDLSFCRNLTDTDLGLIVDSCFSLKFLILFGCTQVTDVFLKGYSNPETQIIGLQMSPLLQHVKVPDYHQGALRYSPVPVNSP; from the exons ATGATTCCCAATAACAACCATAGTACCCCTAAACCCATTCCtcatccttcttcttcctctaattCTTCATCAACACCTCAATTTCAGCTTCCATTGTTTTCCCAACCCATGGCTGGGGTTACTCCTATCCCTAACCCCAACCCCAACCCCAACCCTTATCcccaacaaccacctcagcatcatccaattctcaatccaataCCCGATTTCCCCCAATTCTCAAACCCCGAAGAACCTAGGGATTTCGGGGTTCCTTACGCCACCACTTCCGTTCAAACCCATCCCTGGGTTGACCAAGAAACCAACTTTCAGCCATTTTCAACTGATTTTGGGGTTTCCGATCTAGACATTGACATTGGCTCAATTATTGCCAATTTTCTCAACCCCTCTAACTCCGACTTATTTGGTGGTCCCGATCATGGGGCATCATGGAATGGCGTTGCTGATGAAACAGAAAGAGGCTTTCTCAAGAGAGGAACAGTTGATTATATGGGGGTTACCGTTCCCATTGACGTCGATAATGCCACTCCCAAGCGCACTAAGACAATGGGAGAAGTATGGAACGAGAACCCTGATTTTCAGTTTGATTTTTCTCAAGGTTTCTTTTCGCCGGTGGTGGAGGTGGAGGAAGTGCAAGGTGATCCGAGAGGGAAGAGGAAATTGGATGGTCATGGTGCTGATACCAGTGGTGCCGCTGAAAGGTTGGTTCTTGGTGGTGACAACGGTGGTGGTGGTAATTCCGGTGGTCTCAGGAGGTTAAGCAGAGAGGAGAAAATGAAGGGGCCGGTGATGGAAATTGATTTCTTGGCAAATGCTTTTCATGACGAGGCATTCCGCGCACCTAGACCTGAAAATTCGAACCCTGGCGTTCCGATTGAAATTTcagatgatgatcatgatgatgatgatgatggcggGGTTATAATCCGCCAGCCACCACAGGATTTTGTTAGCTCAAGGAGAAGGGAACGTTTCAGGGACATAGCCAAAGAAAATGCATCTCGGTTTGCCCGGTTCGTGCCGGATGCTAAGGATGAATCATCTAACCCTGAGCCTCCAATTGATGAGGGGCCAACACCTTTTTCGACAGCTTTGAAATTTATCAGAGAGAAAGGGAtgaaaaatgtgcaaaataaatcATGGGTTCCTAAATGGAATCATACAAGACCTAGGATTAAGGTGCCATCATTGAAAGAAATATGCCTAAAAGTTCTTGCCAGCTATGCTGATGCAATTGTGTCACTTGATGGTGTCCCAGAAGACCTGAGGCACAGACTTAGCCAGCTGACCTGTGACTCTCATCGGATGGACTCTCACTTTTTTGAACTTGTTGTTAAAGGGTCTCCCACTGAGATTCGCCTGAGAGATTGCTCATGGATGTCTGAGGATCAATTGACAGAATCTCTCAAAGCGTGTGACACTTCCAAATTGGAG GTGCTACAACTTGACCAATGTGGACGTTGTATACCTGATTATATTGTGACAAAGTCACCGAGGTGGTTACACTTACCTAGATTAATCAGTCTGTCCATCACTGGTGCTTGCCGTCTATCAGATAAGGGGTTGCGAGCACTGATTTCTTCTGCCCCGGCTCTTAGATCGGTAAACCTAAGTCAGTGCTCCCTTCTCACATCTGCCAGTATTAATATTTTGGCTGATTCACTAGGACCACTTCTGAAAGAGTTGTATCTTGATCATTGCCAAAACATCGATACTGCATTAATTGTGCCAGCACTGAAGGCACTTGAAAATTTAGAAGTGCTGTCCTTGGCAGGCGTGGGAACTGTTTGTGATAAATTTATCAAGGATTACATCATTGCCAATGGTCAAAACATGAAGGAGCTTATTTTAAAGGATTGTGT AAAGTTGACTGATGTGTCGATTAAAGTCATTGCTGAACACTGTCCTCTGTTGTGTGTCCTTGATCTCGAGAACTTGCTTAATTTGACAGATTTATCTATAGGATATCTTGCCAATAATTGTCGAGCACTTAACACATTGAAGCTCCCCTGTACACCATTCag CGATGAAGCAATAGCTGCCTTCATAGAGATCATTGGAGAGTCCTTGAAAGAACTTTCACTCAATAAAATCAAGAAG GTTGGTCAGCATACAGCCGTGTCACTTGCAAGCCATGCGAAAAATCTGCAAGTTCTAGATCTATCTTTTTGCCGAAATTTGACAGACACCGACTTGGGTTTGATTGTGGATAGCTGCTTCTCGCTAAAGTTTCTTATACTTTTTGGATGTACACAG GTTACAGATGTTTTTCTGAAAGGATATTCAAACCCAGAGACCCAGATCATTGGATTGCAGATGTCTCCTTTATTGCAACATGTCAAAGTGCCTGATTATCATCAAGGTGCTTTGCGTTATTCACCGGTACCTGTAAATTCGccataa
- the LOC112696533 gene encoding uncharacterized protein isoform X2 — translation MCYPGMPLAMGSDAGVTIERSSFGNCASICDRDFPEEEEESDASSSSSSSSIGRNSGSSEDSSDREDSGETEVQSSFKGPLDTMNDLEEDLPVKKGISKFYSGKSKSFTSLADAISVTSVQEIVKPEDPYAKKRKNLLARNLLIERSRSSDNFGGMLKRKSNIRRGPSCLTLSSSEEGNSSASTSISPPFPLPPLHPQAKKSSANAPQPCPPVRNSPWRSYSWSDLQSAAETHDLPSLAICSGNKGNKVH, via the exons ATGTGCTATCCAGG GATGCCGTTAGCTATGGGAAGCGATGCAGGGGTTACGATCGAACGATCCAGCTTCGGGAACTGCGCCTCGATCTGCGATCGTGATTTTccggaggaggaagaagaatcgGACGCTAGCAGctcctcctcttcatcttcaatCGGAAGGAACAGTGGCTCGTCGGAAGATTCTTCGGACCGGGAAGATTCTGGCGAAACAGAGGTGCAGAGCTCCTTCAAGGGGCCGTTGGATACCATGAATGATCTAGAAGAAGATTTGCCTGTCAA GAAAGGCATATCCAAGTTCTATAGTGGCAAATCAAAGTCCTTCACAAGTTTAGCTGATGCCATCTCTGTAACTTCTGTGCAAGAGATAGTAAAGCCAGAGGATCCTTATGCCAAGAAACGCAAAAACCTCCTTGCCCGCAACCTATTAATCGAGAGGAGCCGCAGCTCAGATAATTTTGGTGGAATGTTAAAGCGAAAGTCTAACATCCGCCGAGGCCCATCTTGTCTTACTTTGAGCAGCAGTGAGGAAGGGAACAGTTCTGCTTCCACGTCGATATCACCTCCTTTCCCTCTTCCCCCTCTTCATCCACAGGCCAAGAAGTCATCTGCAAATGCACCACAACCATGTCCTCCAGTGCGGAACTCTCCGTGGCGGTCATACTCCTGGTCTGATCTTCAGTCTGCAGCGGAGACTCATGACCTGCCTAGCTTGGCAATTTGTAGTGGAAACAAAGGGAACAAAGTACATTGA
- the LOC112696530 gene encoding pro-cathepsin H: MTHSSLLLLFFVAAVAASSFDDSNPIRLVSDELHGIESQVRHVIGESAHAVSFARFARRFGKSYRTTEEMKRRFQIFSDNLKLIRSTNRKRLSYTLGVNHFADWSWEEFKTQRLGAAQNCSATLKGSHKITQAPLPESKDWREEGIVSPVKNQGQCGSCWTFSTTGALEAAYAQVYGKNISLSEQQLVDCAGNFNNFGCNGGLPSQAFEYIKYNGGLETEEAYPYTAKDGVCKFTAANVAVQVTESFNITLGAEDELKHAVAFVRPVSVAFEVVDSFQLYAGGVYTSKTCGSKPMDVNHAVLAIGYGVEGGVPYWLIKNSWGEEWGDKGYFKMEMGKNMCGVATCASYPSVA, translated from the exons atgaCACATTCATCGCTGCTCCTACTGTTTTTCGTGGCCGCCGTGGCCGCATCCAGCTTCGACGACTCCAACCCCATCCGGCTGGTATCCGACGAGCTCCACGGAATCGAGTCACAGGTCCGGCACGTTATCGGCGAGAGCGCCCATGCAGTGTCGTTCGCCCGCTTCGCCCGGCGCTTCGGGAAGAGCTACCGGACGACGGAGGAGATGAAGCGAAGGTTCCAGATCTTCTCTGATAATCTGAAACTCATCAGATCCACCAACAGGAAGCGACTTTCGTACACTCTCGGTGTTAATC ACTTTGCTGATTGGAGTTGGGAGGAGTTCAAAACACAGAGACTTGGCGCTGCTCAAAATTGCTCTGCCACCCTCAAAGGCAGCCACAAGATCACCCAAGCTCCTCTTCCTGAATCA AAAGACTGGAGAGAAGAAGGTATAGTCAGTCCAGTAAAAAATCAAGGCCAGTGCGGATCTTGCTGGACATTCAG CACAACTGGAGCATTGGAGGCTGCCTATGCGCAAGTATATGGAAAGAATATCTCTCTTTCTGAGCAGCAGCTGGTGGATTGTGCTGGTAATTTCAACAACTTTGGCTGCAATGGTGGGTTACCGTCCCAAGCCTTTGAGTATATTAAATACAACGGTGGCCTTGAGACTGAGGAGGCATACCCCTATACTGCAAAAGATGGTGTTTGCAAATTTACAGCTGCAAATGTTGCCGTTCAGGTCACTGAGTCTTTCAACATCACCCTG GGTGCTGAGGATGAATTGAAACACGCAGTTGCTTTTGTTCGGCCAGTTAGTGTGGCATTTGAGGTGGTTGACAGCTTCCAATTGTACGCGGGAGGAGTTTACACCAGTAAAACTTGTGGCAGCAAGCCAATG GATGTGAATCATGCTGTTCTTGCCATTGGGTATGGAGTTGAAGGTGGTGTCCCGTATTGGCTCATAAAAAATTCGTGGGGAGAAGAATGGGGTGACAAAGGCTACTTCAAGATGGAAATGGGCAAGAATATGTGTG GTGTTGCAACTTGTGCGTCGTATCCTTCTGTGGCATAA
- the LOC112776515 gene encoding uncharacterized protein has protein sequence MDPLGNRNHNHKPYCSSYTVSEEEFKVFHRIDREVYRTLTMDLKRDPSECMQVMGMWLWLERIGFRNVVYKILSLPTPLVNDIAEETLTCLNAMLSSSLEGGMDSIPLLQSVLDKDISLQFLHQHHADAVQGVAKMVQEVCIRAFSDIKMMVMQQQHRVENRNNGGSGGGEVVPAEARTMFVTFSKGYRVAERELREFLTMAYGDCIEALYMQEVQHPNHQPLFARIVFRKASTIDVVLRGATKVKFSINGKDVWARKFVPKNSTSSLNIRI, from the coding sequence ATGGACCCTCTTGGGAATCGCAATCATAACCATAAACCTTATTGTTCTTCGTACACGGTATCGGAAGAGGAGTTCAAAGTGTTCCACAGAATAGACAGAGAGGTGTACAGAACACTTACCATGGACCTCAAGCGGGACCCCTCGGAATGCATGCAAGTCATGGGGATGTGGCTCTGGCTCGAGAGGATTGGGTTTCGCAACGTCGTTTACAAGATACTTTCATTGCCCACCCCTTTAGTAAACGACATTGCAGAAGAAACACTTACATGCCTCAACGCCATGCTATCTTCTTCTTTGGAAGGAGGCATGGACAGCATCCCTCTGCTTCAGAGCGTCTTGGACAAGGACATCTCGCTCCAGTTCTTGCACCAGCATCACGCCGACGCAGTGCAGGGAGTGGCGAAAATGGTGCAGGAAGTGTGCATCAGAGCCTTCAGTGACATCAAGATGATGGTGATGCAGCAGCAGCACAGGGTAGAGAACAGGAACAacggtggtagtggtggtggtgaagTGGTTCCAGCAGAGGCGAGGACGATGTTTGTGACGTTCTCGAAAGGGTACAGAGTGGCGGAGAGGGAATTGAGGGAGTTCTTGACAATGGCGTATGGAGATTGCATTGAAGCATTGTACATGCAAGAGGTGCAGCACCCAAACCATCAGCCCCTCTTCGCTCGAATTGTATTTAGAAAGGCATCCACCATTGACGTTGTACTCAGGGGTGCAACTAAGGTTAAGTTTAGCATCAATGGCAAAGATGTATGGGCCAGAAAGTTTGTGCCAAAAAACTCTACTTCTAGTTTGAATATCAGAATTTAA
- the LOC112696551 gene encoding uncharacterized protein isoform X1, protein MESAATNGEEASSWDELYNINLIPSELFVKFRKEVQGIRVGLNMEFYNTPINEYQAKLVLKPLTPEWKWKLIYEPIHQDVRILSKKIPVTKFLNLQVGVGHNFQMHATGWKWKLTTCLGGDGVSRIRNKTSVGLFPGFDLRFGWRADYVLPEITGALGTDEPLFNMQSGRLQASLDRVEAILTHTDSV, encoded by the exons ATGGAGTCAGCGGCGACGAACGGGGAAGAAGCGAGTTCATGGGATGAGCTGTACAACATCAATCTAATCCCTTCTGAGTTGTTTGTGAAGTTTCGCAAAGAAGTTCAGGGCATTCGAGTTGGTCTCAATATGGAG TTCTATAATACTCCCATCAATGAATATCAAGCCAAGCTTGTATTGAAGCCTTTAACTCCTGAATGGAAGTGGAAGCTAATTTACGAGCCTATTCATCAAGATGTTCGCATTCTCTCCAAAAAGATCCCTGTCACCAAATTTCTGAATCTTCAG GTTGGTGTAGGACACAATTTTCAAATGCATGCTACGGGTTGGAAATGGAAGCTCACTACATGTTTAGGTGGAGATGGTGTATCCCGAATTCGAAATAAGACTTCGGTTGGCTTGTTTCCAGGCTTTGATTTACGATTCGGATGGAGGGCAGACTATGTTCTCCCTGAAATTACTGG GGCTCTAGGTACCGATGAACCACTGTTCAACATGCAGTCTGGACGGCTTCAAGCATCACTTGATAGAGTTGAAGCCATCTTAACCCATACTGATTCTGTTTGA
- the LOC112748092 gene encoding zinc finger BED domain-containing protein RICESLEEPER 2-like: protein MPPSHTGFELSSKIFELLNEWEIEKKIMTLTLDNASANDKCQDHLKSTLNMHDWLLCDGEFFYIHCSAHILNLIVQDGLKIAHDALDKIRESVKYVRGSESRMIRFKECVSVIPGLNFTSGLHLDVTTRWNSTYIMLESAIKYRKAFEYLKATDHAYKYCPSVDEWGRAERICEFLYPFYETTNLISGTSYPTSNLYFLQVYHIQCVLMGSLRSEDELLRSMGEKMMNKFKKYWEKYSVILAFGDILDPRLKISTLELMYGKIDTETAK, encoded by the coding sequence ATGCCTCCTTCTCACACGGGATTTGAATTGTCTTCCAAGATTTTTGAGCTTTTAAATGAGTGGGAAATTGAAAAGAAGATTATGACTCTTACACTGGATAATGCATCTGCTAATGATAAATGCCAAGATCATTTGAAAAGTACATTAAATATGCATGATTGGTTGTTGTGTGATGGGGAGTTCTTTTATATTCATTGTTCTGCTCATATCTTGAATCTTATTGTACAAGATGGATTAAAAATTGCTCATGATGCATTGGATAAGATTAGGGAAAGTGTGAAATATGTAAGGGGATCGGAAAGTAGAATGATAAGGTTTAAAGAATGTGTTTCTGTGATTCCTGGTTTGAATTTTACAAGTGGGTTACATCTAGATGTTACTACTCGATGGAATTCTACGTACATTATGCTCGAAAGTGCTATCAAGTATCGGAAGGCCTTTGAGTATTTGAAGGCAACCGATCATGCTTATAAGTATTGTCCTTCGGTTGATGAATGGGGGAGAGCTGAAAGGATATGTGAATTTTTATACCCCTTTTATGAAACTACTAATTTGATTTCTGGTACATCTTACCCTACTTCGAATTTGTATTTTCTACAAGTCTATCATATTCAATGTGTTTTGATGGGAAGTTTGAGAAGTGAAGATGAGCTTCTAAGGAGCATGGGAGAAAAGATGATGAACAAATTTAAGAAGTATTGGGAAAAGTATAGTGTCATTCTTGCATTTGGTGATATTCTTGATCCTAGGCTTAAGATTTCTACTTTAGAGCTTATGTATGGAAAAATTGATACTGAGACTGCAAAATGA
- the LOC112696543 gene encoding uncharacterized protein, which produces MASSKHRNACSFTTILLICLNLSLFLISAASFAPTILLKMPPTSFGMAFFMVSGISILSSLVGFYSQLTYLCFLTHISLVLASLVGQILTIFALFTREKASLSLLKSPRDPKEAKFLVRMECGALMAMCMLQVVVLVLSCAVHSCWVKDYEELEAEKEAMARKRSRKMAKVQEESMANGTKIAQCKTKELDENMKSKNEQWVKTDFEP; this is translated from the coding sequence ATGGCATCTTCCAAGCATAGAAACGCATGCTCCTTCACCACCATCCTCCTTATCTGTTTGAACTTGTCACTGTTTTTAATCTCCGCAGCCTCTTTTGCTCCCACAATCCTCCTCAAGATGCCCCCAACCTCCTTCGGCATGGCGTTCTTCATGGTCTCTGGCATCTCAATTCTCTCATCCCTTGTGGGGTTCTACTCCCAGCTCACATACTTATGCTTCCTCACCCACATCTCCCTTGTATTAGCCTCATTGGTAGGTCAAATTCTCACCATATTTGCCTTGTTTACAAGAGAGAAAGCAAGCCTGTCTCTGCTAAAGTCGCCTCGGGACCCGAAAGAAGCTAAGTTCTTGGTGAGGATGGAATGTGGGGCTTTGATGGCAATGTGCATGTTGCAGGTGGTTGTGTTGGTCCTGAGTTGTGCAGTGCATAGTTGTTGGGTCAAAGACTATGAGGAGCTGGAAGCAGAGAAGGAAGCCATGGCTAGGAAGAGGAGCAGAAAGATGGCAAAAGTGCAAGAGGAATCCATGGCCAATGGAACCAAAATTGCACAGTGCAAAACCAAGGAGTTGGATGAGAACATGAAAAGCAAAAATGAGCAGTGGGTGAAGACTGATTTTGAACCCTGA
- the LOC112696566 gene encoding GCN5-related N-acetyltransferase 6, chloroplastic isoform X2: MPCSVSIAIQTPEFQSLFIQVSPTRTCKCRRISASWTTAMDSNFNPTMSSKKKKELSVQLPSSAPPIPKFETLRFCDLHFDRLQPSDQELDQHSRFEFGQFVARQALLDEEYWTAAWLRAESHWENRAYERYTDHYKRNFADQEFNAIKRRCKVQNGESCTCIITVRKEQKNVKRSIIKSVVGTLDLNIRYLLQGETFPGERAKAPPFCSINKTPSSRYGYISNLCVAKSARRQGIARNMLHFAVESAKSVAGVTRIFAHVERNNGAAQSLYKNMGFEMVEMANSLLLDEQTYLLRLQT, from the exons ATGCCTTGTTCCGTTTCGATTGCAATTCAGACACCGGAATTCCAGAGTTTGTTCATCCAAGTTTCTCCCACTCGTACTTGCAAATGCCGACGAATCTCTGCTTCTTGGACCAC GGCTATGGATTCCAATTTTAATCCAACGATgagcagcaagaagaagaaggaacttTCGGTTCAGCTTCCGAGTTCAGCGCCGCCAATCCCAAAGTTCGAAACTTTGAGGTTCTGTGATCTTCACTTTGACCGATTACAGCCATCGGATCAAGAATTGGATCAACATAGTAGGTTCGAATTTGGCCAATTCGTTGCACGACAAGCCCTCCTTGATGAAGAGTATTGG ACAGCAGCATGGCTGAGGGCAGAAAGTCATTGGGAGAATCGAGCATATGAACG ATATACTGATCATTATAAAAGGAACTTTGCAGATCAG GAATTTAATGCAATAAAACGGCGGTGCAAGGTGCAAAACGGGGAGAGTTGCACTTGCATTATCACG GTGAGGAAAGAGCAAAAGAATGTAAAACGCTCAATAATAAAAAGTGTTGTTGGGACCCTTGATTTGAATATCCGGTACTTGCTGCAAGGAGAGACTTTTCCTGGG GAACGAGCGAAGGCTCCTCCATTCTGCAGCATCAACAAAACACCATCAAGCAGATATGGCTACATTTCAAACTTGTGTGTTGCCAAATCAGCACGACGCCAGGGAATTGCAAGGAACATGCTCCATTTTGCTGTTGAATCTGCAAAATCCGTAG CAGGTGTAACGCGTATATTTGCACATGTGGAGAGAAATAATGGAGCTGCACAATCATTGTACAAGAACATGGGCTTTGAG ATGGTTGAAATGGCAAACTCACTGTTGTTAGATGAGCAAACATACTTGCTCCGTTTACAGACGTAA
- the LOC112696551 gene encoding uncharacterized protein isoform X2 produces the protein MCVLHPITFCLVAIKLILRGSCSLIRFYNTPINEYQAKLVLKPLTPEWKWKLIYEPIHQDVRILSKKIPVTKFLNLQVGVGHNFQMHATGWKWKLTTCLGGDGVSRIRNKTSVGLFPGFDLRFGWRADYVLPEITGALGTDEPLFNMQSGRLQASLDRVEAILTHTDSV, from the exons ATGTGTGTGCTACATCCAATCACTTTCTGCCTTGTAGCAATTAAACTCATCCTCAGAGGATCATGTTCTCTTATTAgg TTCTATAATACTCCCATCAATGAATATCAAGCCAAGCTTGTATTGAAGCCTTTAACTCCTGAATGGAAGTGGAAGCTAATTTACGAGCCTATTCATCAAGATGTTCGCATTCTCTCCAAAAAGATCCCTGTCACCAAATTTCTGAATCTTCAG GTTGGTGTAGGACACAATTTTCAAATGCATGCTACGGGTTGGAAATGGAAGCTCACTACATGTTTAGGTGGAGATGGTGTATCCCGAATTCGAAATAAGACTTCGGTTGGCTTGTTTCCAGGCTTTGATTTACGATTCGGATGGAGGGCAGACTATGTTCTCCCTGAAATTACTGG GGCTCTAGGTACCGATGAACCACTGTTCAACATGCAGTCTGGACGGCTTCAAGCATCACTTGATAGAGTTGAAGCCATCTTAACCCATACTGATTCTGTTTGA